The Candidatus Polarisedimenticolaceae bacterium sequence AGGAGGGCCAGGATCGCGACGACGATGCGCGCGCCGATCAAAACCGGAAGATCCCCACGACTTGGACCTGGCTGGACTTTCCGCGGTTCCCGTTCTTGTTGGTCCGGGTCCCGTAGACGTATTCGATGCCGAAGTTGATCCGCTCGATCGGCGAGAAGACGAGGTTGGCGGACCATCGGTTCGTGCGATGGTAGGCGTCGTCGGGCTGGAACGTCAGGTTGTCGACCTCGACGTAGCTCCAGATGACCGACGAGCGCAGCTTCATCACGCGCGTGGTCTCCCACCGTTTCCACTGGTGCTCGAAGTCGATGTACCCGCCCGTGACGCGCAGGGGCTCGAGCCGGCCGGTGGCGTCGTCGAAGACGGCGTCCTG is a genomic window containing:
- a CDS encoding DcaP family trimeric outer membrane transporter, with translation LIPDLVGRAVWKVKDIGHLQVAGVLRQIRGEWALDPAVRQSTFAWGASVSGVVPFHYFDLTDRLIFQINVGKGNARYVNDLNSLGGQDAVFDDATGRLEPLRVTGGYIDFEHQWKRWETTRVMKLRSSVIWSYVEVDNLTFQPDDAYHRTNRWSANLVFSPIERINFGIEYVYGTRTNKNGNRGKSSQVQVVGIFRF